A stretch of the Notamacropus eugenii isolate mMacEug1 chromosome 2, mMacEug1.pri_v2, whole genome shotgun sequence genome encodes the following:
- the PRR18 gene encoding proline-rich protein 18, giving the protein MPFPPMQQQQQQQQQQQQQQQQQQQQQQQQQQQVPGVPTPSTVSATAPRELPKKPATQRKTAVHAPPVPGSLAPTAGGEKKKRPSEKPEMLLSSSWPSATLKRQLARRTPGPPASRTQPQPSLRPTQQPLAPATATTSPPTRPLLPATCTVPGLAHSCESLAAGGSSVPGPGAGTGSGEEEAVRFSLSLTPEAILVIQRRNLEKQLLARQRRPFPSPAADTKRLLASCPRGKAGAVGTTSGQRKGIAISGAGSNPVGGFGSTSRRPTQSQPQLLSGATQPLSTTSRGGHLGSGDLRTLLKISLLNEHHKYDDVEYEEEAEAVDEGLVRKCTEWLRGVENAAATRDRAEKLETLPHLGTL; this is encoded by the coding sequence ATGCCTTTTCCACcgatgcagcagcagcagcagcagcagcagcagcagcagcagcagcagcagcagcagcagcagcagcagcagcagcagcagcagcaggtcccCGGGGTTCCGACACCTTCCACTGTCAGTGCTACTGCTCCCCGGGAGCTGCCAAAGAAGCCCGCGACCCAGAGGAAGACCGCTGTGCATGCCCCTCCGGTCCCAGGTTCCCTTGCACCCACAgctggaggggaaaagaagaaacgGCCCTCTGAAAAGCCAGAGATGCTCCTCTCTAGCTCTTGGCCATCGGCAACACTGAAGAGACAACTGGCTAGGAGAACTCCAGGCCCACCAGCCAGCAGAACTCAGCCACAGCCCTCACTACGCCCCACTCAGCAACCCTTAGCTCCTGCCACTGCGACCACCTCCCCACCAACCCGCCCGCTTCTCCCTGCCACCTGCACTGTGCCTGGGCTAGCCCACTCCTGTGAGAGCCTGGCAGCTGGTGGGTCCTCTGTGCCAGGGCCAGGGGCTGGCACCGGcagtggggaggaggaggctgTGAGATTCTCTTTGAGCCTGACCCCAGAGGCAATTTTGGTGATCCAGAGGCGCAACCTGGAGAAGCAGTTGCTAGCACGGCAACGTAGACCCTTCCCTTCACCAGCTGCAGACACCAAACGCCTCTTAGCCTCTTGCCCCCGAGGCAAAGCAGGAGCCGTGGGTACCACCTCAGGCCAACGTAAAGGCATTGCCATTAGCGGCGCTGGTAGCAACCCGGTTGGTGGCTTTGGGAGCACTAGTCGCCGCCCCACACAGTCCCAACCCCAACTTCTTTCTGGTGCCACGCAACCCCTATCCACCACCTCCAGAGGAGGGCACCTGGGGAGTGGAGACTTACGGACCTTGCTGAAGATATCTCTCCTGAATGAGCACCATAAGTATGATGACGTAGAATATgaggaggaagcagaggcagTGGATGAGGGCCTGGTGAGAAAATGTACTGAATGGTTACGGGGTGTGGAGAATGCTGCAGCCACCAGAGACAGGGCTGAGAAGTTGGAGACCCTGCCCCACCTGGGCACCCTCTGA